In a single window of the Rhopalosiphum padi isolate XX-2018 chromosome 1, ASM2088224v1, whole genome shotgun sequence genome:
- the LOC132918363 gene encoding LOW QUALITY PROTEIN: tigger transposable element-derived protein 6-like (The sequence of the model RefSeq protein was modified relative to this genomic sequence to represent the inferred CDS: substituted 1 base at 1 genomic stop codon), which translates to MRRKFSKTSDGALVDKVTFEWFCRARSYNLPVSGPLLQEKAREVANEVGLENFKASNGWLQKFRERHNISFKNICGEGNSVDTSVVEKWLEKLKTLISDYEPKNIFNCDETGLFFRALPDKTLCLKNEICRGGKIAKDRLTVLLCVNMIGEFETPLIIGKSLKPRCFKSVNVSTLGVNWKSNRKAWMNRDLMTDXLMCFNRKMEMENRKIILFLDNASSHPDTLNLKNIKLIFLPPNTTSICQPLDQGIIKNFKVHYRQRLLRHILSRVDQNVENKSINVLDAIFWIKSALKNIKPETVKNCFKKSGFFSFDTAEYVMENDNVANLDLFSELVPSTIEIEDYVSIDNNILTEDNTLIISDIINCNLDNFSEKENEQLEEQEEEDEDDSIYNPTFEEVWKTINNLKTYFKNKEDEIALSMVANLQIHFEEQKKFTQKKITDFFNFT; encoded by the coding sequence ATGAGGAGAAAATTTTCGAAGACATCGGATGGAGCACTTGTAGATAAAGTTACATTTGAATGGTTCTGTAGAGCCCGTTCATATAATTTACCTGTTTCTGGACCATTGCTCCAAGAGAAAGCACGAGAAGTTGCAAATGAGGTAGGTCTAGAAAACTTTAAAGCTTCAAATGGTTGGCTTCAAAAATTCCGAGAACGTCAtaacatttcttttaaaaatatatgtggtgAAGGTAACTCTGTTGATACAAGTGTCGTAGAAAAGTggttagaaaaattgaaaacattaatttcaGATTATgaaccaaaaaatatattcaattgtgATGAAACAGGTTTATTTTTTCGAGCACTTCCTGATAAAacattgtgtttaaaaaacGAAATTTGTCGTGGAGGTAAAATAGCTAAAGATCGATTAACTGTTTTACTATGTGTAAATATGATCGGGGAATTTGAAACTCcgttaataattggaaaatcaCTAAAACCACGTTGTTTCAAAAGTGTAAATGTATCAACGTTAGGTGTTAATTGGAAATCTAACCGTAAGGCATGGATGAATCGAGATTTAATGACAGATTAGCTAATGTGTTTTAACAGAAAAATGGAGatggaaaatagaaaaattattttatttctagatAACGCTAGTTCACATCCTGAtacattaaacttaaaaaatataaaactaatattcctACCTCCAAATACGACTTCGATTTGCCAACCACTAGATCaaggaattattaaaaattttaaagttcatTATCGCCAACGATTACTTCGTCATATTTTATCTAGAGTTGATCAGAATGTAGAAAACAAATCTATAAACGTTTTAGATGCAATTTTTTGGATAAAGTccgcattaaaaaatataaaaccagagacagtcaaaaattgttttaaaaagtcGGGATTTTTTTCGTTCGATACAGCAGAATATGTAATGGAAAATGACAATGTTGCAAATTTGGACTTATTCTCAGAACTTGTACCGAGTACTATCGAAATTGAGGACTATGtttctatagataataatatcctTACAGAAGACAATACATTAATCATATCAGATATAATCAATTGTAATCTAGACAATTTTAGTGAAAAAGAAAACGAACAACTCGAAGAACAAGAAGAAGAAGATGAAGACGATTCGATATACAATCCAACGTTTGAAGAAGTTtggaaaacaataaataatttaaaaacatattttaaaaataaagaagatGAAATCGCATTATCAATGGTAGCCAATTTACAAATTCATTTTGAAGagcaaaaaaaatttacacaaaaaaaaattacagatttttttaattttacataa